CTGTTTTTTGGGATCGGGCTGCGGTTATCGCCCCAGGGGCGGCGCATCTTATCACGCCCTTTCTTCGGGGCTGAGACTTTTTGACGGCAACCTGTTGTGAATGCTTGAAGAATCATCGCCGAATGACCTCCTTATTTTCACGATCAGGAACTTCGATAATTCCATCTTTCATGATGGGCCGATAGAAGAGGGGGGCGGGATTTTTCAGATCCCTGTAGTCCCGATCATAGAACATCCAGCCCAATGCACGGACCCCCTTCAACTCGTCGGGACAAGGCGCTGCCGGCTCGTCGGGCTCGACCAATCGAAAGGCGCACACAAATTCACTATAACCTAAATAAGGTTGCTTGAAAATCGGACCTTTTTTGACGCGCCGCTCAAATATGGCAGCATATTTGGCTTCTTTTTCGTCTTTCCGAACAAGGGGCCTATCCTGCCCTTTCAAAACCAAACCCGACTTTTTGGGTCGCTGATTCGGCTCGAT
The Candidatus Hydrogenedentota bacterium DNA segment above includes these coding regions:
- the cas5c gene encoding type I-C CRISPR-associated protein Cas5, whose translation is MRGFCLEVAAPYACFTRPEKTSGLVSYDVITPSAARGIFGCIFWKPAIEWRIKEIQVLSPIRLESIPCDKVREMASNRITPYVESDPGSRTVLLLRDVKYRLRGEFDFIEPNQRPKKSGLVLKGQDRPLVRKDEKEAKYAAIFERRVKKGPIFKQPYLGYSEFVCAFRLVEPDEPAAPCPDELKGVRALGWMFYDRDYRDLKNPAPLFYRPIMKDGIIEVPDRENKEVIRR